The Manihot esculenta cultivar AM560-2 chromosome 1, M.esculenta_v8, whole genome shotgun sequence genome has a window encoding:
- the LOC110625744 gene encoding importin subunit beta-1, with protein MAMEVTQVLLNAQSIDGNVRKHAEESLKQFQEQNLSSFLLSLSSELANDEKPVDSRKLAGLILKNALDAKEQHRKLELIQRWLSLDNSVKSQIKACLLRTLSSPAADARSTASQVIAKVAGIELPQKQWPELIGSLLSNIHQLPAHVKQATLETLGYLCEEVSPDVVDQDQVNKILTAVVQGMNASEGNNDVRLAATRALYNALGFAQANFTNDMERDYIMRVVCEATLSPEVKIRQAAFECLVSISSSYYEKLSPYIQDIFSITAKAVREDEEPVALQAIEFWSSICDEEIEILEEYGDDFTGDSDIPCFYFIKQALPALVPMLLETLLKQEEDQDQDEGAWNIAMAGGTCLGLVARTVGDDIVPLVMPFIEENITKPDWRQREAATYAFGSILEGPSPDKLIPIVNVALNFMLSALTKDPNNHVKDTTAWTLGRIFEFLHGSTMDAPIITQANCQQIITVLLQSMKDVPNVAEKACGALYFLAQGYEVVGPSSPLTPYFQEIVQALLTVTHREDAGESRLRTAAYETLNEVVRCSTDETAPMVLQLVPVIMMELHKTLEGQKLSSDEREKQSELQGLLCGCLQVIIQKLGSSEPTKYVFMQYADQIMGLFLRVFACRSATVHEEAMLAIGALAYATGLDFAKYMPEFYKYLEMGLQNFEEYQVCAVTVGVVGDICRALEDKILPYCDGIMTQLLKDLSSNQLHRSVKPPIFSCFGDIALAIGENFEKYLMYAMPMLQSAAELSAHTAGADDEMTEYTNSLRNGILEAYSGILQGFKNSPKTQLLIPYAPHILQFLDSIYMGKDMDDVVMKTAIGVLGDLADTLGSNAGSLIQQSLSSKDFLNECLSSEDHMIKESAEWAKLAISRAISV; from the exons ATGGCAATGGAAGTCACCCAGGTGCTTTTGAATGCACAATCAATAGATGGAAATGTACGTAAACATGCAGAAGAAAGCTTAAAACAGTTCCAGGAGCAAAACCTCTCCAGTTTTTTGCTCTCACTTTCTAGTGAGCTAGCAAATGATGAGAAACCTGTAGATAGCCGCAAATTAGCTGGTTTGATTCTTAAAAATGCATTGGATGCCAAGGAACAACATAGAAAACTTGAGCTTATTCAGAGATGGTTGTCTCTGGATAACAGTGTGAAAAGCCAAATCAAGGCATGTTTATTGAGGACTCTTTCCTCTCCTGCAGCTGATGCTCGATCGACTGCATCTCAAGTCATTGCCAAGGTTGCAGGTATTGAATTACCTCAGAAACAATGGCCTGAGCTGATAGGATCACTTCTGTCAAATATTCATCAGCTCCCTGCTCAtgtcaagcaagccacattagAGACTCTTGGATATTTGTGTGAGGAAGTCTCTCCTGATGTTGTAGATCAAGATCAAGTGAATAAAATACTTACAGCAGTAGTTCAAGGTATGAATGCATCTGAAGGAAACAATGATGTTAGGCTTGCAGCCACACGAGCACTATATAATGCACTGGGCTTCGCACAAGCAAATTTTACCAATGATATGGAGCGTGATTATATCATGAGAGTAGTCTGTGAGGCAACTCTGTCTCCAGAAGTGAAGATACGCCAGGCTGCTTTTGAGTGTTTGGTCTCTATTTCATCAAGTTATTATGAGAAATTAAGTCCTTATATCCAGGACATCTTTAGCATCACAGCTAAGGCTGTGAGGGAAGATGAGGAGCCTGTGGCTCTTCAGGCAATTGAATTTTGGAGTTCAATTTGTGATGAAGAGATAGAAATATTGGAAGAATATGGGGATGATTTCACTGGGGACTCTGATATACCTTGCTTTTATTTCATTAAGCAGGCACTCCCTGCTCTTGTTCCAATGCTGTTGGAGACGCTTCTAAAGCAAGAGGAGGACCAAGATCAAGATGAAGGGGCTTGGAACATTGCAATGGCTGGAGGTACATGCCTTGGTTTGGTAGCACGAACTGTGGGGGACGATATTGTCCCACTTGTGATGCCATTTATTGAAGAGAATATTACAAAACCAGATTGGAGGCAGAGAGAGGCAGCAACTTATGCATTTGGCTCAATCTTGGAGGGTCCTTCCCCTGACAAGTTAATCCCTATTGTTAATGTTGCCTTGAATTTCATGCTGAGTGCTTTGACTAAGGATCCAAATAACCATGTGAAGGACACTACTGCATGGACCCTTGGACGAATCTTTGAATTTCTTCACGGTTCAACAATGGATGCACCCATAATTACTCAGGCAAATTGCCAACAGATCATCACTGTACTGCTTCAGAGCATGAAAGATGTTCCAAATGTAGCAGAGAAGGCATGTGGCGCCCTTTATTTTCTTGCCCAGGGCTATGAAGTGGTGGGCCCATCATCTCCCCTGACTCCATATTTCCAGGAAATTGTTCAAGCGCTTTTGACTGTTACTCATAGAGAGGATGCTGGAGAATCACGGTTGAGGACTGCTGCTTATGAAACATTAAATGAAGTGGTGAGGTGCTCAACCGATGAAACAGCACCCATGGTTTTGCAATTAGTACCTGTAATTATGATGGAGCTTCATAAAACTCTGGAGGGCCAGAAGCTTTCATCTGATGAGAGAGAGAAGCAAAGTGAACTGCAAGGCCTTCTTTGTGGATGTTTACAGGTTATAATTCAGAAGCTAGGGTCATCGGAGCCAACCAAGTATGTGTTCATGCAGTATGCAGATCAGATAATGGGACTCTTCCTGAGGGTTTTTGCTTGTAGAAGTGCTACCGTGCATGAGGAGGCCATGCTTGCAATTGGAGCTCTTGCCTATGCGACGGGCCTGGATTTTGCAAAATATATGCCAGAGTTTTATAAGTATTTGGAAATGGGTCTCCAAAATTTTGAGGAGTACCAAGTCTGTGCTGTAACAGTTGGTGTAGTGGGTGATATTTGCAGGGCACTGGAGGACAAAATTTTGCCTTATTGTGATGGGATTATGACACAGCTTCTGAAGGATTTATCAAGCAACCAGTTGCATCGCTCTGTGAAGCCTCCCATATTCTCTTGCTTTGGTGACATTGCATTGGCAATAGGAGAGAATTTTGAGAAGTACTTGATGTATGCCATGCCTATGCTCCAAAGTGCTGCAGAATTATCTGCACATACAGCTGGGGCTGATGATGAAATGACCGAGTACACAAATTCGTTGAGAAATGGAATTTTGGAGGCATATTCAGGGATTCTTCAAGGATTTAAGAATTCTCCTAAAACTCAGCTCTTGATTCCTTATGCACCACACATCCTTCAGTTCTTGGATAGCATATACATGGGGAAGGATAT GGATGATGTAGTAATGAAAACTGCCATTGGGGTCCTTGGAGATTTAGCAGATACTCTAGGAAGTAATGCTGGTTCTTTGATACAGCAATCTCTTTCTAGCAAAGACTTTTTAAATGAATGTTTGTCTTCTGAAGATCATATGATTAAGGAATCTGCTGAATGGGCCAAGTTGGCCATAAGTCGTGCAATTTCTGTTTGA
- the LOC110601782 gene encoding uncharacterized protein LOC110601782: MALNHIFRIKTLVLFSLLILFLILFSSGFREGWSPNHLLHKDGIQMTGSSSSSSRRKLLMDLQDYDTGPNPRHDPRRKYGGKP; encoded by the exons ATGGCGCTTAATCACATTTTTAGGATCAAAACccttgttttattttctctcttaatACTATTCCTCATCCTCTTTTCTTCAG GCTTCAGAGAAGGCTGGAGCCCAAATCACTTGCTTCACAAG GATGGGATCCAGATGActggcagcagcagcagcagcagcaggagGAAGCTTCTGATGGATTTGCAGGATTATGATACTGGACCTAACCCGAGGCATGACCCCAGAAGAAAATATGGAGGCAAGCCTtaa